A single Cottoperca gobio chromosome 5, fCotGob3.1, whole genome shotgun sequence DNA region contains:
- the zgc:109965 gene encoding nicalin-1, translating into MVVCTYCCRGAIVVAEARSADEPVLTRRCVIMKVMDFTTEKYLEAQRQNAAAILILLPKNISGIPHDTVQSFMVSESEALLKETLMPVYVAPEDEQLLYMYEEVKQAAATRTSSIFVRVVRSMVTATAFQILVSNNVPIKGITDNTIATLEGVLPGSGEDAPTIVITAHYDSYGLAPWLSYGADSNGSGVTILLELARLFQKLFSSPSTRPPYNLMFSLTGGGKYNFLGTKRWIEENLDHAESSLLLDNVAFVLCLDTLANSDELYMHVSRPPKPDTPMHSFFQQLEEVVSSRFSSVKVGLVHKKINLVESTVAWEHERYSLRRIPSFTLSHLEDPKSELRGSLLDTMSQVDFRKMKRNGLIVAEALARYMYNLSDKGSPKDVQIFKGQLDFHDGRMSSLMSYLTSVPRAIQLLDKEPGHILLVNSLEHEFKRYLQQVHRHVFRQDKRDPDITFFDQMSQPIVMYRVKPAAFDLFLGGCIAAYLGIVYYTIQNFGYLYTKLKAALKSKHE; encoded by the exons atggttgtttgcacttatt GTTGCCGTGGAGCCATCGTGGTGGCGGAGGCGCGATCAGCGGACGAGCCGGTGCTGACCCGCCGCTGCGTCATCATGAAGGTGATGGACTTCACCACAGAAAAATACCTCGAGGCCCAGAGGCAAAATGCTGCTGCCATCCTGATCCTGCTGCCCAAAAACATCTCCGGTATCCCCCATGACACTGTACAG TCTTTCAtggtgagtgagagtgaggccTTGCTGAAGGAGACACTCATGCCCGTGTACGTGGCGCCTGAGGATGAGCAGCTGCTTTACATGTATGAGGAGGTCAAGCAAGCTGCAGCCACCCGGACCTCATCTATATTTGTCAGAG TTGTTCGAAGTATGGTGACAGCTACAGCCTTCCAGATCTTAGTGAGCAACAATGTCCCCATTAAGGGCATCACTGACAACACCATCGCCACATTGGAG GGAGTGCTTCCCGGATCTGGGGAGGATGCACCCACGATTGTCATCACTGCCCACTATGATTCCTACGGGCTGGCACCA TGGTTGTCGTATGGAGCGGACTCTAATGGCAGTGGGGTCACCATCCTGCTGGAGTTGGCACGTCTCTTCCAGAAACTATTTAGTAGCCCAAGCACCAGACCACC aTATAATTTAATGTTCTCGTTAACCGGAGGAGGAAAGTACAATTTCCTTGGCACAAAGAGATGGATTGAAGAGAATCTGGACCATGCTG AGTCCAGCCTGCTCCTCGACAATGTAGCAtttgtgctgtgtttggatACCCTGGCCAACAGTGATGAACTGTACATGCACGTGTCCCGCCCTCCTAAACCCGACACTCCCATGCACTCTTTCTTTCAACAGCTGGAGGAG GTGGTGTCCTCCAGATTTTCCTCGGTGAAGGTGGGATTGGTCCATAAGAAGATCAATCTTGTGGAGTCCACAGTAGCATGGGAGCATGAGCGCTACAGCCTGCGCAGGATACCAAGTTTCACTTTGTCTCATCTGGAAGACCCAAAATCTGAGCTCCGTGGCTCCTTGCTAGACACCAT GTCACAAGTGGACTTCAGGAAAATGAAGCGTAATGGCCTAATTGTCGCAGAGGCACTGGCACGTTATATGTACAATCTCTCTGACAAG GGTTCACCAAAAGATGTGCAGATTTTCAAGGGCCAGTTG GACTTTCACGACGGTCGCATGTCCAGTCTGATGTCCTACCTGACGTCAGTCCCTCGGGCTATCCAGCTGCTAGATAAGGAGCCCGGCCACATCCTGCTGGTTAACTCCCTGGAGCACGAGTTCAAGCGTTACCTGCAGCAAGTTCACAGACACGTCTTCCGACAGGACAAGAG GGACCCTGATATTACCTTTTTTGATCAAATGAGCCAACCAATTGTGATGTACAG AGTGAAGCCTGCAGCCTTTGATCTCTTCCTCGGCGGCTGCATTGCTGCTTACTTGGGGATCGTTTACTACACCATTCAG AATTTTGGTTATCTCTACACAAAGCTCAAAGCTGCACTGAAATCCAAGCACGAGTAA